A genomic segment from Lignipirellula cremea encodes:
- a CDS encoding DUF2997 domain-containing protein: MKPQVTITVSETGEVTLDVQGARGKVCQDLTRQLEKALGTVGDHQKKPEFYQSAPRQQGQQ; this comes from the coding sequence ATGAAACCCCAAGTTACGATCACCGTTTCGGAAACCGGCGAAGTCACCCTGGACGTGCAAGGCGCCAGGGGGAAGGTGTGCCAGGATCTGACCAGGCAGCTGGAGAAAGCCCTGGGCACGGTCGGCGACCACCAGAAGAAACCCGAGTTTTACCAGTCCGCACCCAGGCAGCAGGGGCAGCAATGA
- a CDS encoding RNA polymerase sigma factor, translating into MASTDARSSSQQRHKAVMTNNPQAPEPQQHGTSAELFTRYQAGDQLAAEAIFQRYLERLTRLARSRLSPKLASRTDPEDVVLSAWRSFFLGARSGTFALRRSGDLWRLLASITLNKVYRQVRRHTAERRSIGREERLDLRQEFSPAVDQEPGPAEALALAEELEALMGGLDALGRRVLELRLQGETLAAIAADTGRSERTVRRTVAQLRVRLAQRRDAEFDD; encoded by the coding sequence ATGGCGAGCACCGACGCCCGCAGCAGCAGCCAGCAACGGCACAAGGCAGTCATGACGAACAACCCCCAGGCGCCGGAACCCCAACAACACGGCACATCCGCGGAACTCTTCACCCGTTACCAGGCCGGGGACCAACTGGCGGCGGAGGCGATTTTCCAACGTTACCTGGAACGCTTGACGCGGCTGGCTCGTAGTCGGCTTTCCCCCAAACTCGCCAGCCGGACCGATCCTGAAGATGTGGTCCTCTCGGCCTGGAGAAGCTTTTTCCTGGGCGCCCGGTCGGGAACGTTCGCCCTCCGCCGCAGCGGCGATCTGTGGCGGCTGCTGGCCTCCATCACTCTGAACAAGGTCTACCGGCAAGTCCGCCGGCACACGGCAGAAAGGCGTTCCATCGGACGGGAAGAACGCCTGGACCTCCGGCAGGAGTTCTCCCCGGCCGTGGATCAGGAGCCAGGCCCCGCCGAAGCACTGGCGTTGGCCGAGGAACTGGAAGCGCTGATGGGCGGCCTGGACGCTCTGGGACGAAGGGTGCTCGAGCTTCGCCTGCAGGGCGAAACGCTGGCGGCGATCGCGGCCGATACCGGACGATCGGAACGCACCGTGCGGCGCACTGTGGCCCAGCTGCGCGTACGACTGGCTCAGCGAAGGGACGCCGAATTTGATGACTGA
- a CDS encoding formylglycine-generating enzyme family protein produces MNSGFNPYHKWLGISPEQQPPNHYQLLGIPQFESDGDVISNGADQRMAHLRSFQNGKQAAHCQRLLNEVSAARVCLLRDDQKAAYDAQLRAKESAAAAKQTAPPAAFPVVVPVATSPPGSRPAARLQPMAPDPLAIAADATPSQRRPSAKASRLSPLHIGLATGGLLGVVLLAAILFYAMPSPEATMTFQLAIPDVEVAVNGTDFAIARRGTQVDGPASAVELPAGDYSLTVKRGAKVFETEKFVVGPGDRVLVAIDSIPGGIRVRQNEALIGTFPIDKATQVATTQQPPVTTLADSRPPVARVKPPEPVRPPESPITAPVAPVPVPTPSIPQPPLVVKGASYESGKGWPPGAPAPAVIPFDAAGAKARQQAWADYAGVPVERIFMLPGGEPLKMILIPPGEFMMGDLPVERQSQVILSRLFWIAETEVTIAQWDAVVKTPSRMASYMRAKLTPRCPQVGSNQLDMLEYCQTLTRLEQDSLPNGYRFDLPTEAQWEFASRAGADTKFFFGEDAAPLNEYAWLRETAGSDERLSDVQEVAQKKPNPFGLYDIYGNAAEAVLDWADHPLPRGVDPLNDEAARYGGARGGSVRAHPQESCSTHRGRYEERVGHQGVGFRPVLTVPAVQYPAPVLHPDGGRDWPADAPALARAPFTESQARNYQAAWSKYLKQPVERTVALPNGVELKLTLIPPGDFMMGASQLDEHHGKLLDESPQHQVYLTQPFYLATFETTQSQWGALMSENPSATPGPQLPVHGVDDALVQTFLEKLNQSSPQTSMEFVLPTEAQWEFACRAGTAGPFFYSSQDDIGDYGWTIESKPRELQLPQAQPPGQKRPNPFSLYDMYGNVSELCADGYAPDYYQQSPANDPAGPSQGKVKVARGGHAASSYYNARSAVRDPQSARSSPGGLGFRIALVMAGE; encoded by the coding sequence ATGAACAGTGGTTTTAATCCCTATCACAAATGGCTGGGCATCTCGCCCGAGCAGCAACCGCCTAATCATTATCAATTGCTGGGAATACCGCAGTTTGAGTCAGATGGAGATGTGATCTCCAATGGCGCGGATCAGCGGATGGCGCATTTACGCAGCTTCCAGAACGGCAAGCAGGCAGCTCATTGCCAGCGGCTGCTGAACGAGGTTTCGGCCGCCCGGGTTTGTCTGCTGCGCGACGACCAGAAAGCGGCCTACGACGCCCAGTTGCGTGCGAAAGAATCTGCCGCGGCGGCGAAACAGACGGCCCCACCGGCCGCGTTCCCGGTGGTGGTGCCGGTTGCTACGTCTCCGCCTGGCTCTCGCCCCGCGGCGCGATTGCAGCCGATGGCCCCGGATCCACTCGCGATAGCGGCGGACGCTACGCCGTCGCAACGTCGGCCTTCAGCCAAGGCATCGCGGCTTTCCCCGTTGCACATCGGGTTGGCGACGGGCGGGCTTCTCGGAGTCGTGTTGCTGGCGGCGATCCTGTTCTACGCCATGCCGTCGCCGGAAGCGACGATGACTTTTCAGCTGGCCATTCCGGATGTCGAAGTTGCGGTGAACGGGACGGATTTCGCGATCGCTCGCCGCGGGACGCAGGTCGACGGTCCGGCGAGCGCGGTGGAACTACCGGCGGGTGACTACTCGTTGACGGTGAAGCGGGGAGCCAAGGTGTTTGAAACCGAAAAGTTCGTCGTCGGCCCGGGCGACCGCGTGCTGGTCGCCATCGATTCCATCCCCGGCGGAATCCGCGTCCGGCAGAACGAAGCGTTGATCGGCACGTTCCCGATCGACAAGGCCACGCAGGTCGCGACGACGCAGCAGCCTCCCGTCACGACGCTGGCAGACAGCCGGCCGCCCGTCGCCCGGGTCAAGCCGCCAGAGCCCGTCCGTCCGCCCGAGTCGCCGATTACAGCGCCTGTAGCGCCGGTTCCTGTTCCGACGCCGTCGATTCCTCAACCGCCGCTGGTGGTGAAGGGGGCGTCGTACGAATCGGGAAAGGGTTGGCCGCCGGGTGCTCCGGCGCCGGCCGTCATTCCGTTTGACGCGGCCGGTGCGAAAGCTCGCCAGCAGGCCTGGGCCGACTATGCAGGCGTGCCGGTAGAGCGAATCTTTATGCTGCCCGGCGGGGAGCCTTTGAAGATGATTCTGATTCCGCCGGGCGAGTTCATGATGGGCGATCTGCCTGTCGAGCGGCAGTCCCAGGTGATTTTGTCCAGGCTGTTCTGGATTGCCGAAACAGAGGTGACGATCGCCCAGTGGGATGCGGTGGTGAAAACCCCGTCGCGAATGGCGTCCTACATGAGGGCGAAGTTGACTCCGCGTTGCCCACAGGTTGGCAGCAACCAGTTGGACATGCTGGAATACTGCCAGACGTTGACGCGTCTGGAACAGGACAGCTTGCCGAACGGTTATCGCTTCGATCTGCCGACCGAGGCGCAATGGGAGTTTGCCAGTCGGGCCGGCGCCGACACGAAGTTTTTCTTTGGAGAAGATGCAGCGCCTTTGAATGAATACGCCTGGCTCCGTGAGACGGCCGGCTCCGACGAGCGCCTTAGTGATGTCCAGGAGGTGGCTCAGAAAAAGCCGAATCCATTCGGTTTGTATGACATTTACGGGAACGCAGCGGAAGCCGTCCTGGACTGGGCCGATCACCCGTTGCCCAGGGGAGTGGATCCCCTGAACGATGAGGCGGCTCGCTACGGCGGCGCCCGCGGAGGCAGCGTCCGTGCGCATCCCCAGGAGTCTTGCTCCACGCATCGCGGCCGGTACGAAGAAAGAGTAGGCCATCAGGGCGTCGGTTTTCGTCCCGTACTGACCGTTCCCGCGGTCCAGTATCCGGCTCCCGTTTTGCATCCCGACGGAGGTCGCGACTGGCCGGCCGACGCGCCGGCTCTTGCCAGGGCGCCGTTCACGGAATCGCAAGCCCGCAACTACCAGGCCGCCTGGTCAAAATATCTGAAACAACCGGTCGAGCGAACGGTTGCGCTGCCCAATGGCGTCGAACTGAAGCTGACGCTGATTCCTCCTGGCGATTTCATGATGGGAGCCAGCCAGTTGGACGAGCACCATGGCAAACTGCTGGACGAGAGCCCGCAGCATCAGGTCTATCTGACGCAGCCGTTTTATCTGGCGACGTTCGAGACGACCCAGTCGCAGTGGGGCGCTCTTATGAGCGAGAATCCTTCCGCCACGCCAGGTCCGCAGCTGCCCGTTCACGGCGTTGACGATGCCCTGGTGCAGACTTTTCTGGAGAAGCTGAATCAGTCCTCGCCCCAGACCAGCATGGAATTTGTCTTGCCGACCGAAGCCCAGTGGGAGTTCGCCTGTCGGGCAGGTACGGCTGGGCCGTTCTTCTACTCGAGCCAGGACGACATTGGCGACTACGGCTGGACGATCGAAAGCAAACCGCGAGAGCTGCAGCTACCCCAGGCCCAACCGCCAGGCCAGAAGCGTCCCAATCCCTTCTCTCTGTACGACATGTACGGCAACGTCAGCGAGCTTTGCGCGGACGGGTACGCGCCAGACTACTACCAGCAATCGCCGGCCAACGATCCCGCCGGCCCGAGTCAGGGCAAAGTGAAAGTCGCCCGTGGCGGGCACGCCGCATCGAGCTACTACAACGCCCGATCCGCCGTGCGCGATCCCCAATCCGCCCGCAGTTCCCCCGGCGGCCTCGGCTTCCGCATCGCCCTGGTGATGGCTGGGGAGTAG
- the corA gene encoding magnesium/cobalt transporter CorA yields MINSAAYSNGIRVANVPIPDLGDAWRHSDRFIWVGLYEPSEQLLSYIQEAFGLHDLAIEDAHQAHQRPKLEVYDDSLFMVLCTARLSDGGEVRIEFGETHVFLGPRYVVTVRHGSMKSHVGLRARCEAVPQLLAKGEGFVLHALMDFIVDQYFPIVDALQSELDELEEQIFCGKFVRSVTARLYHVQRDLLSLKQCVTPLMDVSSHLSRSESHLIPPDTRLYFQDVHDHVICIAGLIDNLQQLSHIALEANLALISVSQNDDTKRLAAWAAILAVPTLIAGLYGMNFKTMPEIEWAYGYPFVMTIMVGICTLLYRWFRKVGWL; encoded by the coding sequence GTGATTAATTCGGCCGCGTACAGTAACGGCATCCGCGTGGCGAATGTTCCGATCCCCGATCTGGGCGATGCGTGGCGTCATTCGGATCGCTTTATCTGGGTGGGGCTGTACGAGCCCAGCGAGCAGTTGTTGTCGTACATTCAGGAGGCGTTTGGTCTTCACGACCTGGCGATTGAAGACGCCCATCAGGCCCATCAGCGTCCCAAGCTGGAGGTCTACGACGACTCCCTGTTTATGGTGCTCTGCACAGCGAGGCTTTCCGACGGAGGCGAAGTCCGTATCGAGTTTGGCGAAACGCATGTGTTCCTGGGGCCGCGCTATGTGGTGACGGTGCGACATGGATCCATGAAGTCGCACGTGGGCTTGCGCGCCCGGTGTGAAGCGGTCCCCCAGCTGCTGGCCAAAGGGGAGGGCTTTGTGCTGCACGCGTTGATGGACTTTATTGTCGATCAGTATTTTCCCATCGTCGATGCGCTGCAGTCCGAGCTGGATGAACTGGAGGAGCAGATTTTCTGCGGCAAGTTCGTGCGGAGCGTGACGGCCCGACTCTATCACGTGCAGCGTGATTTGCTGTCGCTGAAGCAATGCGTTACGCCGTTGATGGATGTTTCGTCCCATCTGTCACGGAGCGAATCCCATTTGATTCCGCCCGATACGCGGCTCTATTTTCAGGACGTCCACGACCATGTCATCTGCATTGCCGGGCTGATTGACAACCTGCAGCAGCTTTCGCACATCGCGCTGGAAGCGAACCTGGCATTAATTTCTGTTTCCCAGAACGATGACACCAAACGACTGGCCGCCTGGGCGGCCATTCTGGCAGTGCCGACCCTGATCGCCGGTCTGTACGGCATGAATTTCAAGACGATGCCAGAGATCGAATGGGCGTACGGTTACCCCTTTGTGATGACCATCATGGTCGGCATCTGCACGTTGCTCTACCGCTGGTTCCGCAAGGTCGGCTGGCTCTAA
- a CDS encoding serine/threonine-protein kinase, whose protein sequence is MTDPLEPEEFEATVRSFEQAWQGESPPGIGEFVPASLSPGDRLRLLCELVCLDLEYRWRPSPTSGRPARFLVEDYLDRFPELGRWREQTLELIGEEYRARHRAGDAPQHAEFLARFREQREAIALLLPQLDKELAAEQDEAAPRIETIIATASGRTYDPRAPLPYADYLLQRLIGAGRMGKVYLARQRSLDRRVAVKYLRKAFLNDPHAIGRFLNEARTVARFQHPHIVGVHGLGRTPAGGYFLAMDWIDGPDLAKILERERPSLSQAVRWTIAACEAIEEAHRHGVIHCDLKPANLLLAPGERIRVTDFGLARSLADDTRTEDGIAGTAPFMAPEQVSAWWGPTSPQTDVYGLGAVLYTLLTGRPPWTGRTLPDVLAAVVSATPVRSPAALRCDLPSALVQTCQQALSKPPAERFADVAKLRQALEATLAGCASGGS, encoded by the coding sequence ATGACTGACCCTCTGGAACCGGAGGAATTCGAAGCGACCGTCCGGTCCTTCGAGCAGGCCTGGCAGGGAGAGTCGCCGCCTGGCATCGGGGAGTTCGTGCCGGCCTCGCTGTCGCCCGGCGATCGACTGCGTCTGCTCTGCGAGCTGGTTTGCCTGGATTTGGAATATCGCTGGCGACCGTCCCCGACTAGCGGCCGGCCTGCCCGTTTTTTGGTGGAGGACTACCTTGATCGGTTTCCCGAACTGGGCCGCTGGCGGGAACAAACTCTGGAACTGATCGGCGAAGAATACCGGGCCCGTCATCGCGCAGGAGACGCGCCTCAACACGCTGAGTTTCTGGCGAGATTTAGGGAACAGCGGGAAGCGATCGCCCTGCTGCTGCCGCAACTCGACAAGGAACTGGCGGCTGAACAGGACGAAGCCGCGCCACGCATCGAGACGATCATCGCCACGGCAAGCGGCCGGACGTACGACCCTCGCGCCCCGCTCCCTTATGCCGACTACCTGCTGCAACGGTTGATCGGGGCCGGTCGCATGGGCAAGGTCTATCTGGCCCGGCAGCGAAGTCTCGATCGGCGGGTGGCCGTCAAATATCTGCGGAAGGCGTTCCTGAACGATCCGCATGCCATCGGCCGTTTTCTTAATGAGGCGCGCACGGTCGCTCGTTTTCAGCATCCGCACATCGTCGGCGTCCACGGACTCGGCCGCACGCCGGCCGGCGGCTACTTCCTCGCGATGGACTGGATCGATGGCCCCGATCTGGCGAAGATCCTGGAGCGAGAACGCCCCTCCCTTTCTCAGGCCGTTCGCTGGACGATCGCCGCCTGTGAAGCGATCGAAGAGGCCCATCGCCACGGCGTGATCCACTGCGATCTCAAGCCGGCCAACCTCCTGCTGGCGCCCGGCGAGCGGATCCGCGTAACGGACTTCGGCCTGGCCCGTTCCCTGGCCGACGACACCCGCACCGAGGACGGGATCGCCGGCACGGCCCCGTTCATGGCGCCGGAGCAAGTCTCCGCCTGGTGGGGACCCACCAGCCCACAAACAGACGTCTACGGCCTGGGCGCAGTGCTCTACACCCTGTTAACCGGCCGCCCTCCCTGGACCGGCCGCACCCTGCCCGACGTGCTGGCCGCCGTCGTCTCCGCCACGCCGGTCCGTTCGCCCGCCGCCCTTCGCTGCGATCTGCCGTCGGCGCTGGTCCAAACCTGCCAGCAAGCGTTATCCAAGCCGCCAGCAGAACGGTTTGCCGATGTAGCGAAACTGCGACAGGCGCTCGAAGCGACGCTGGCCGGTTGTGCGAGCGGGGGATCGTGA
- a CDS encoding DUF6000 family protein, translating to MHDTLFMEQWVFPFYLKILHGNYATQVIVGDELEKFHSDVHRALDAITPTITARLIRGQWREAITGSWFAGLKKYTEFQHQIGERLLASSACYAGQSHALAMASFADDTSVEYLTRYLDTYLRRPDCIYDQNWVMASLLWIDHDNSTNHSEPFLAPGGLWDQFTADKVTPDDNQAWTIDSNRKRFWRTMEYCRKHFMAL from the coding sequence ATGCACGATACGCTTTTCATGGAACAATGGGTGTTTCCGTTCTATCTGAAGATACTCCACGGCAATTACGCCACTCAAGTCATCGTGGGCGACGAGCTTGAAAAGTTCCATTCCGACGTCCATCGTGCACTCGATGCAATCACCCCGACTATCACAGCAAGACTTATTCGCGGTCAGTGGCGGGAGGCCATTACGGGAAGCTGGTTCGCGGGCCTGAAAAAATACACGGAGTTTCAGCATCAAATTGGCGAACGACTATTGGCGTCCAGCGCCTGCTACGCGGGTCAATCGCACGCGCTTGCAATGGCGTCTTTTGCTGATGACACAAGCGTGGAGTATCTCACGCGATACCTCGACACCTATCTCAGGCGACCCGACTGTATCTACGACCAGAACTGGGTGATGGCTTCGTTGCTATGGATTGACCACGATAACTCCACAAACCATTCTGAACCATTCTTGGCTCCGGGCGGTCTTTGGGATCAATTCACCGCGGACAAAGTGACGCCTGACGACAATCAGGCCTGGACGATCGACTCGAACAGGAAACGCTTCTGGCGTACCATGGAATATTGTCGCAAGCATTTCATGGCGTTGTAA
- a CDS encoding right-handed parallel beta-helix repeat-containing protein, with protein MNRTFSLVMLAAILTIPGAFAYADSVECNASGKIIPWETETPANENAVTPGTMYVEPATLHSLGFEWMIQGDANRNAQVSVRYRQAGETAWRSGMDLLRIKGELVNPDVFVRGELKFEGMNYVCPNMFAGSVLFLQPGATYEVELKLSDPDGGAFERIVRVPTKSEPRMFTAGRPLHVYPADYQGQPEQPVFDNLAAAYDQAQPGDRILLHAGEYATPTLALNKKNTRERPIVIMDAGDGVVTLRAPEQEGGRPPGFDVTGGQYHWIEGLRLTGYYAGVWGTQKAPTIGLTVRHCEFLDTGWAGVLIAGTLHRDLYIADNVCRPSEVKWLVPNEDGARKFPYKGVWVGGQGIDVCYNLVIGSKDGVSVHQPSSRPLEAGFPEKMVALDFYNNDIRQMDDDNEADGGQHNIRFFHNRIVDQYVGLSAQPVFGGPCYFVRNVLHNIVRGTALKFNLQPAGVVALNNTILGAASTSRNWSNCHLHNNLFLAATPEDPTFSGGPLDPEVSTISHNGFLAAGPVSWLTTHPTKPGQFRLDNRIKTLADLKKHGVTNSVTVSYDDFVGVKRPLGVEHPNLDGNVGDFRLKQDAPAIDAGKQIPNVTDNHSGAAPDLGACEFGTDLPHYGPRKRAEPKD; from the coding sequence ATGAACCGCACTTTTTCTCTGGTAATGCTGGCGGCCATTTTGACAATCCCTGGCGCCTTTGCATATGCCGACAGCGTCGAGTGCAACGCGTCTGGGAAGATCATTCCCTGGGAAACGGAGACTCCGGCCAATGAAAACGCCGTGACCCCGGGAACAATGTACGTCGAGCCCGCAACGCTGCACTCGCTGGGATTTGAATGGATGATCCAAGGCGACGCGAACCGCAACGCCCAGGTCAGCGTCCGATACCGCCAAGCCGGTGAGACTGCGTGGCGCAGCGGCATGGATCTGTTGCGGATCAAGGGCGAGCTGGTCAATCCCGATGTCTTTGTTCGCGGGGAGCTGAAGTTCGAGGGGATGAATTACGTTTGCCCCAATATGTTTGCTGGCAGCGTGCTGTTTCTGCAGCCCGGCGCGACATACGAAGTCGAACTGAAGCTCAGCGATCCCGATGGCGGCGCGTTTGAACGCATCGTACGCGTTCCGACGAAATCCGAACCGCGCATGTTCACAGCAGGCCGTCCCCTGCATGTCTACCCTGCCGACTACCAAGGCCAGCCGGAGCAACCTGTCTTCGACAACCTTGCCGCCGCCTACGACCAGGCTCAACCTGGCGACAGAATCCTGCTGCACGCGGGCGAGTACGCGACGCCCACCTTGGCGCTGAACAAAAAGAATACCCGCGAACGACCGATCGTCATCATGGATGCAGGCGACGGGGTCGTCACCCTGCGTGCGCCCGAGCAGGAAGGCGGTCGGCCGCCTGGTTTCGATGTCACCGGCGGCCAGTACCACTGGATCGAAGGACTGCGGCTCACGGGCTATTACGCCGGTGTCTGGGGCACGCAAAAGGCGCCGACCATCGGCCTGACGGTGCGCCATTGCGAGTTCCTTGACACGGGGTGGGCCGGAGTGCTTATCGCCGGAACCCTGCATCGGGATTTGTACATTGCCGACAACGTGTGTCGTCCGTCCGAAGTCAAATGGCTGGTCCCCAATGAAGACGGCGCCCGCAAGTTTCCGTACAAAGGAGTATGGGTGGGCGGACAAGGGATCGACGTTTGTTACAACCTGGTCATCGGCAGCAAGGATGGGGTCAGCGTCCACCAGCCGTCGAGCCGCCCGTTGGAAGCGGGCTTCCCTGAAAAGATGGTGGCGCTGGATTTCTACAACAACGATATCCGCCAGATGGATGACGATAACGAAGCGGACGGCGGCCAGCATAACATTCGCTTCTTCCACAATCGCATCGTCGATCAATACGTCGGATTAAGCGCCCAGCCAGTCTTCGGCGGCCCGTGTTACTTCGTGCGGAACGTTCTGCATAACATCGTCCGCGGAACCGCCCTGAAGTTCAATCTGCAGCCGGCAGGCGTCGTCGCACTGAACAATACGATCCTGGGCGCCGCGTCGACCAGTCGAAACTGGAGCAACTGCCACTTGCACAACAACCTGTTCCTGGCCGCGACTCCGGAAGACCCCACGTTCTCTGGAGGGCCGCTTGATCCCGAGGTTTCGACGATCAGTCACAACGGCTTTCTCGCAGCCGGTCCGGTTAGCTGGCTGACAACCCATCCGACCAAACCGGGACAATTCAGGCTGGACAATCGAATCAAAACTTTAGCCGATCTCAAGAAGCACGGAGTTACCAATTCCGTCACCGTTTCCTACGACGACTTTGTCGGCGTCAAGCGACCGCTGGGCGTGGAGCATCCCAACCTGGACGGAAACGTCGGCGACTTTCGGCTGAAACAGGACGCCCCCGCAATCGACGCAGGAAAGCAAATTCCCAACGTGACCGACAACCACTCCGGCGCCGCCCCCGACCTCGGGGCGTGCGAATTCGGAACAGACCTCCCCCACTACGGCCCCCGAAAACGAGCAGAACCAAAAGATTAG
- a CDS encoding formylglycine-generating enzyme family protein translates to MGRVKLWQLAAVGGGLFGLLLLCGVVVLLLQTDSGYVEVRIDDPELQVAVKGTEIVIDGAGEERIQLSPGPQTLVVRRGDFQFETDSFEFKKGERTILSVRRKGGKIEVERDGQLLSSANSTPSPSVIAAQPPAAEVADPTPSPGPAPATPTPPDQIASVQPDPPNPNPNPTPPSNPTLLSNPTPLSNPTPPSNPTPPPRQLPLSNPTPPSNPTPPPRQLPPPARRFVKREMVVVGCDYDWPDQAPAPAIVPFDAAQADAFQKAWADHLDAPTLKTIPLPGGKEQINMVLIPAGEFQTDRHGEPVPVIVTQPFWLAETELTIGQWTAVLGSTPQEMENEDPSEPVRKVWYDKFQEFCAKLNEIERAAGRLPDGYQYDAPTESQWELACRAGSAERFYFGENEAQLDEHAWLEGEGGKIHAVKLKKPNRWGLYDLYGNVVETCQDYMTNRASYGIDPVCFVPRDYRVGRGGEFSVDVRRLGSSERTSISSYLYGKFGYRLALVPPTNAPPLIVKKPDGGKTWPSDAPARATSPFDQAEAAKLQQAWAAYLNLPLEKTITLSSGESCEFVLIPPGDFMMGSNEKSKGFWLDAFPQHQVWLTEPFYLAKHEVTQEFWTAVMGEGDKPLRPAGPRIPAYMMFFDDAQVFIEQLNKTFDSPKFTFALPTEAQWEFACRAGTTEMWHAPREKLTEYAWFSDFRAKQRSEINEVGKLKPNAFGLHDMLGNVGEMCADGYHENFYQHSPANDPLAPISKTVVARGGASNHQHDMTSSVNRSEHSGGSSGVGVRLALKINAN, encoded by the coding sequence GTGGGACGCGTCAAGCTCTGGCAATTGGCTGCAGTAGGCGGCGGACTGTTCGGTCTGCTGCTGTTGTGTGGCGTGGTGGTCTTGTTGCTGCAAACCGACAGCGGTTATGTCGAAGTGCGAATTGACGACCCAGAACTGCAAGTCGCGGTAAAGGGCACCGAGATCGTCATCGACGGCGCCGGCGAAGAGAGAATCCAGCTTTCGCCCGGCCCGCAGACACTGGTTGTCCGTCGCGGCGATTTTCAGTTTGAAACGGATTCGTTCGAGTTCAAAAAAGGGGAGCGAACGATCCTCAGCGTGCGGCGCAAGGGAGGAAAGATCGAAGTCGAGCGGGATGGTCAATTGCTCAGCAGCGCCAATTCGACGCCAAGCCCCAGCGTGATCGCCGCCCAGCCCCCCGCGGCGGAAGTTGCCGATCCGACGCCCTCGCCCGGCCCGGCGCCGGCAACTCCCACGCCGCCTGATCAAATCGCATCTGTGCAGCCCGACCCGCCAAATCCAAATCCAAATCCAACGCCGCCATCCAATCCAACGCTGCTATCCAATCCAACGCCGCTATCCAATCCAACGCCGCCATCCAATCCAACGCCGCCGCCCAGACAACTGCCGCTATCCAATCCAACTCCGCCATCCAATCCAACGCCGCCGCCCAGACAACTGCCGCCGCCAGCCCGACGGTTTGTGAAGCGGGAAATGGTTGTCGTCGGCTGCGATTATGATTGGCCCGACCAGGCGCCGGCGCCTGCTATCGTTCCCTTTGATGCGGCTCAAGCCGACGCCTTTCAGAAAGCCTGGGCGGACCATCTCGACGCGCCCACTCTCAAGACGATCCCGTTGCCTGGCGGAAAGGAACAGATCAACATGGTCTTGATTCCCGCTGGCGAATTTCAGACGGACCGTCATGGGGAGCCGGTTCCCGTCATCGTGACCCAGCCGTTCTGGCTGGCGGAAACGGAACTCACGATCGGACAGTGGACCGCGGTTCTAGGCTCGACTCCGCAAGAAATGGAAAACGAGGATCCGTCCGAGCCGGTGCGGAAAGTCTGGTACGACAAGTTCCAGGAATTCTGCGCGAAGTTGAATGAAATCGAGCGCGCGGCAGGACGCTTGCCGGACGGTTACCAATACGATGCACCCACCGAATCGCAATGGGAACTCGCCTGTCGCGCCGGCTCTGCAGAGAGATTCTATTTTGGCGAAAACGAGGCGCAGCTCGATGAACACGCCTGGCTTGAAGGCGAGGGCGGCAAAATCCACGCCGTCAAACTGAAGAAACCGAACCGCTGGGGATTGTATGACCTCTATGGCAACGTCGTTGAAACCTGCCAGGACTACATGACCAACAGGGCGAGCTATGGAATCGACCCTGTCTGCTTTGTTCCTCGTGATTATCGCGTAGGGCGCGGGGGGGAATTCTCGGTTGATGTTCGCCGACTTGGTAGTAGTGAACGAACATCGATTAGCTCCTATCTCTATGGCAAATTCGGTTATCGCTTGGCGCTGGTTCCTCCCACAAATGCTCCGCCGCTGATTGTCAAGAAACCCGACGGCGGCAAAACCTGGCCCAGCGACGCGCCGGCTCGGGCGACCAGTCCGTTTGATCAAGCCGAAGCAGCGAAACTGCAACAAGCCTGGGCGGCGTATTTGAATCTGCCCCTGGAGAAAACCATCACTCTATCCAGCGGTGAGAGTTGTGAGTTCGTGTTAATCCCGCCTGGCGACTTTATGATGGGTAGCAATGAAAAAAGCAAAGGTTTTTGGCTGGACGCTTTCCCGCAACATCAGGTCTGGCTAACGGAGCCGTTTTACCTTGCCAAACATGAAGTCACCCAAGAGTTTTGGACCGCAGTAATGGGAGAGGGAGATAAGCCGCTTCGGCCCGCGGGCCCCCGGATTCCCGCCTATATGATGTTTTTTGATGATGCGCAGGTCTTCATCGAACAACTCAACAAGACCTTCGACTCGCCGAAATTCACCTTCGCATTGCCTACGGAAGCACAATGGGAATTTGCCTGCCGCGCAGGAACCACCGAGATGTGGCATGCGCCGCGCGAGAAATTGACGGAGTACGCCTGGTTTTCGGATTTCCGGGCGAAACAACGTTCAGAAATCAACGAAGTGGGCAAGCTCAAGCCCAACGCTTTTGGGCTGCATGATATGCTCGGCAACGTTGGAGAAATGTGCGCCGACGGGTACCACGAGAATTTCTACCAACATTCCCCTGCCAACGATCCCTTGGCTCCGATAAGCAAAACGGTGGTCGCCCGCGGCGGCGCCAGCAATCACCAGCACGACATGACGTCGTCGGTCAATCGGAGCGAGCACAGCGGCGGCAGTTCCGGCGTCGGCGTGCGGTTGGCCCTGAAGATCAACGCCAACTAG